One part of the Arabidopsis thaliana chromosome 1 sequence genome encodes these proteins:
- a CDS encoding uncharacterized protein (unknown protein; Has 30201 Blast hits to 17322 proteins in 780 species: Archae - 12; Bacteria - 1396; Metazoa - 17338; Fungi - 3422; Plants - 5037; Viruses - 0; Other Eukaryotes - 2996 (source: NCBI BLink).), translated as MNGLCVRVYYVPTLRFAHRVVGWIVLVYAKAVYMHGPI; from the coding sequence ATGAACGGATTATGCGTTCGTGTTTACTACGTCCCTACCCTACGCTTTGCCCATCGTGTTGTAGGGTGGATCGTTCTAGTTTATGCCAAAGCCGTTTACATGCATGGCCcaatttga
- a CDS encoding uncharacterized protein (unknown protein; LOCATED IN: endomembrane system; Has 30201 Blast hits to 17322 proteins in 780 species: Archae - 12; Bacteria - 1396; Metazoa - 17338; Fungi - 3422; Plants - 5037; Viruses - 0; Other Eukaryotes - 2996 (source: NCBI BLink).) has protein sequence MSCAFFLLLFLSFSCQRMLTFSVISPPVYLGVYQRSRFFAIKFRRRFTVLTADVDRYPESGRVMPRHNNGLRLTQQYYNKIQLRNFS, from the coding sequence ATGTCATgtgctttttttcttcttctttttttgtctttttcttgtcAGAGGATGCTCACGTTCTCCGTTATCAGTCCTCCCGTTTATTTAGGGGTTTATCAACGGTCCAGATTCTTTGCTATAAAGTTTAGACGGCGGTTTACTGTTTTAACGGCAGATGTGGATCGATACCCTGAAAGTGGCAGGGTTATGCCACGTCATAATAATGGACTAAGGCTCACTCAACAGTATTATAATAAGATCCAATTAAGAAACTTTTCTTGA
- a CDS encoding TPX2 (targeting protein for Xklp2) protein family (TPX2 (targeting protein for Xklp2) protein family; CONTAINS InterPro DOMAIN/s: Xklp2 targeting protein (InterPro:IPR009675); BEST Arabidopsis thaliana protein match is: unknown protein (TAIR:AT1G23060.1); Has 1245 Blast hits to 1139 proteins in 232 species: Archae - 0; Bacteria - 257; Metazoa - 305; Fungi - 75; Plants - 372; Viruses - 3; Other Eukaryotes - 233 (source: NCBI BLink).), which produces MAGEIQDPFSLSFQGNSIHSGSISFGRFEKEGLSWEKRSSFSHNRYLEEVDKCSKPGSVTEMKAHFEAHFKKKGIRFPASLESQTWGVHQTSNEPDDEAVHATESFEDYRSDGSFSEDTSQSNSVCNYSHEQEKCGQGKSQCEFDEESDHCVSYDEILVNSDEVIELDEEEGGGDHGRVADLVECENLGPPEMPQEIVIQDSALVEEAGSKLDEHASKKPSNSMETPSSSVNVKPIIPNDVRVTKASTKGHDVTPKAASRRTKGSSLSSNSKTNVDAKSQKELRPKKTIESQPKSSNKTETRPPIATNRCKTSTTSSKLEMSTGSTSFRFKCSERAEKRKEFYMKLEEKIHAKKTETNQVQAKTQQKAEAEIKQFRKSLNFKATPMPSFYNIGTRPVSHNKTEPSKVAQSRSRPATSASITNRAVTRVSYKHGFEEAEMVKVMVSNRKQSAAKDSDLQKGNLMAVEMKQQIGARRSRN; this is translated from the exons ATGGCAGGAGAGATTCAGGACCCGTTTAGTCTTAGTTTTCAG GGGAACTCTATCCACTCTGGATCGATATCCTTTGGAAGATTCGAGAAAGAGGGTTTATCATGGGAGAAGAGGTCATCTTTTTCTCACAATAGGTATCTTGAAGAAGTTGACAAGTGTTCTAAACCTGGCTCTGTTACTGAGATGAAAGCACATTTTGAAGCTCAtttcaagaagaaaggaaTCCGATTTCCAGCTTCTCTTGAATCTCAAACTTGGGGAGTTCATCAAACAAGTAATGAGCCTGATGATGAAGCTGTTCATGCTACTGAAAGTTTCGAGGATTATCGATCTGATGGGAGTTTCTCGGAGGATACTAGTCAATCGAATAGTGTTTGTAACTATAGCCATGAACAAGAGAAATGTGGTCAAGGAAAGAGTCAATGTGAGTTTGATGAGGAAAGTGATCATTGTGTTAGCTATGATGAGATTCTAGTGAATTCTGATGAAGTTATTgagcttgatgaagaagaaggcgGTGGTGACCACGGGAGGGTTGCTGATCTTGTTGAGTGTGAGAATCTTGGACCTCCTGAGATGCCACAAGAGATTGTGATTCAAGATTCTGCTTTAGTTGAAGAGGCGGGATCGAAACTCGATGAACATGCTTCAAAAAAG CCATCTAATTCTATGGAAACACCCTCCTCCTCTGTAAACGTGAAACCTATTATTCCTAATGATGTGCGTGTGACTAAAGCTTCTACAAAGGGACATGATGTAACGCCAAAAGCTGCTTCAAGGAGGACAAAGGGTTCTTCTTTAAGTTCTAATTCTAAAACCAATGTAGATGCCAAGAG CCAAAAGGAACTAAGACCGAAGAAAACCATTGAGTCTCAACCTAAATCATCGAACAAAACCGAGACTCGACCTCCTATTGCTACGAACAG GTGCAAGACTAGTACCACTTCTTCTAAGCTGGAGATGAGTACAGGTTCTACTAGTTTCCGTTTCAAATGTAGCGAACGAgctgagaagagaaaagag TTCTATATGAAACTGGAGGAGAAAATACATgctaagaaaacagaaacaaaccaaGTTCAGGCCAAAACACAG CAAAAGGCAGAAGCTGAGATTAAACAGTTCAGGAAAAGCCTCAATTTTAAGGCAACACCAATGCCTTCATTCTACAACATCGGTACTAGACCGGTGTCTCATAACAAG ACCGAGCCATCTAAAGTAGCACAATCAAGATCACGACCAGCGACCTCAGCCTCAATTACAAACAGGGCGGTCACCAGAGTTTCTTATAAACACGGTTTTGAAGAAGCTGAAATGGTAAAGGTAATGGTCAGTAATAGAAAACAGAGTGCGGCTAAAGATTCAGATTTGCAAAAGGGTAATCTTATGGCGGTTGAAATGAAACAACAGATTGGTGCTCGAAGAAGCAGAAACTAG
- a CDS encoding F-box and associated interaction domains-containing protein (F-box and associated interaction domains-containing protein; CONTAINS InterPro DOMAIN/s: F-box domain, cyclin-like (InterPro:IPR001810), F-box domain, Skp2-like (InterPro:IPR022364), F-box associated domain, type 3 (InterPro:IPR013187), F-box associated interaction domain (InterPro:IPR017451); BEST Arabidopsis thaliana protein match is: F-box and associated interaction domains-containing protein (TAIR:AT1G70380.1); Has 1449 Blast hits to 1409 proteins in 44 species: Archae - 0; Bacteria - 0; Metazoa - 0; Fungi - 0; Plants - 1448; Viruses - 0; Other Eukaryotes - 1 (source: NCBI BLink).), giving the protein MVNTSFETLPRHMQMEILSRVPLKFLMKFMCVSKKWASIIRGEEFREDYLFQSMKRPRVLFVIDHREYLPIKPEAFFHSVYQEDQPLLLSGKQRMRTFETPLVQVFQPIRGLICQQGYGKIVICNPGLKKFRSLPQIKVHKGAPMRTFFGYDEDKDVFKVLCITWLRNGKRSEVSKEYLVYTMGSDEESSSWRLITCEHDHAPVTEGLFKGGVLYYGAKSNNGKSVVMSFNVNSEDFSVIELEVEISPYWRLVNYKGDIALMNNIEDSLYHSREFEMWVRNEVTGNWDRTSIKISHWNGTVDGKTFYFKGTIGTKELAFAPDYWFGEQHFVSYYDTETKNLRRFDIEGMVDQDDFVRTFFDHVDSTWLI; this is encoded by the coding sequence atggtgaacACAAGTTTCGAAACACTTCCTAGACATATGCAAATGGAGATTCTGTCACGGGTGCCTctgaaatttttaatgaaattcaTGTGCGTCTCAAAGAAATGGGCATCTATCATTCGTGGGGAAGAATTCAGAGAAGATTACTTGTTCCAATCAATGAAAAGGCCTCGAGTGTTGTTCGTCATCGATCATAGAGAATACCTCCCTATCAAACCCGAAGCGTTCTTTCACTCTGTTTATCAAGAAGATCAACCATTGTTGTTGTCTGGTAAACAGCGTATGCGTACATTCGAAACACCACTTGTTCAAGTTTTTCAACCCATCCGTGGTTTGATCTGTCAACAAGGATATGGTAAGATTGTGATTTGCAATCCGGGTTTAAAAAAGTTTCGGAGTTTACCGCAGATCAAAGTTCATAAAGGAGCACCCATGAGAACTTTTTTTGGATACGATGAAGATAAGGATGTATTCAAGGTGTTATGTATAACATGGCTCCGAAATGGTAAGCGATCAGAAGTAAGTAAGGAATATCTTGTATACACGATGGGATCGGatgaagaatcttcttcttggagGCTGATCACATGTGAGCATGACCATGCACCAGTTACCGAAGGACTTTTTAAAGGAGGAGTGTTGTACTATGGAGCTAAATCCAATAATGGCAAATCAGTGGTAATGAGCTTCAACGTGAATTCTGAAGATTTTAGTGTCATTGAGTTGGAAGTCGAAATTAGTCCTTATTGGAGATTGGTGAATTACAAGGGGGATATTGCCCTAATGAACAACATTGAGGATAGCTTGTATCACAGTCGAGAATTTGAAATGTGGGTTAGGAACGAGGTTACTGGAAATTGGGAcagaactagcattaagattTCTCATTGGAATGGAACTGTTGATGGTAAGACGTTTTATTTCAAAGGTACTATTGGAACAAAAGAACTTGCTTTCGCACCAGACTATTGGTTTGGGGAACAACATTTTGTGTCGTATTACGATACAGAAACAAAGAACCTCAGAAGATTTGATATTGAAGGAATGGTTGATCAAGATGATTTTGTTCGAACCTTCTTTGATCATGTTGATAGTACTTGGCTTATATGA
- a CDS encoding F-box and associated interaction domains-containing protein (F-box and associated interaction domains-containing protein; CONTAINS InterPro DOMAIN/s: F-box domain, cyclin-like (InterPro:IPR001810), F-box domain, Skp2-like (InterPro:IPR022364), F-box associated domain, type 3 (InterPro:IPR013187), F-box associated interaction domain (InterPro:IPR017451); BEST Arabidopsis thaliana protein match is: F-box and associated interaction domains-containing protein (TAIR:AT1G70960.1); Has 1248 Blast hits to 1208 proteins in 42 species: Archae - 0; Bacteria - 0; Metazoa - 0; Fungi - 0; Plants - 1248; Viruses - 0; Other Eukaryotes - 0 (source: NCBI BLink).) — protein sequence MENSSSETLHVEDLQTEIMSWLPLKSLLRFVIVSKKWASIIRGEQFKALYLRRSMTRPRLMFMVRRIATLPPEPEMVWFQSFCKEERCIPGQLEVEFLFHSVYQEKIPYFSSGQQQLRVPPNTNYTSVSQPIGGLICLQSETKFALCNPGTKKSRALPDIQAHEKAFITSFLGYDEATNVFKVLCLTMVWAHEPSKRVYEYQVLTVESGVESCSWRGITCKEKDHTPETQGLCKGGVLYYGARSTSDHRPLVMSFNVRSQEFTAIELPDQLHISYFWNFVIYNGDIALVNESDFDPRVVNEPNGNKVFHIWVRDATAQEWQRTRIEIPRWEQNVGHVDYVFRGTTGTKELVFAQDSRHCEDDFFVLYYDTFTKDLRRFQIGVTGPKISVRTCLDHVDSLWLM from the coding sequence atggagaatTCAAGTTCCGAAACACTTCATGTTGAAGATTTACAAACGGAGATAATGTCATGGCTGCCTCTGAAAAGCTTGTTGAGATTCGTCATCGTCTCAAAGAAATGGGCATCTATTATCCGTGGAGAACAATTCAAAGCTCTTTACTTGCGTCGATCGATGACAAGGCCTCGGCTGATGTTCATGGTCCGACGAATTGCAACCCTACCACCCGAACCTGAGATGGTGTGGTTTCAGTCTTTTTGTAAAGAGGAAAGATGTATTCCCGGCCAACTCGAAGTTGAGTTCTTGTTTCACTCTGTTTATCAAGAAAAGATACCGTATTTTTCATCTGGTCAACAGCAGTTGCGTGTTCCTCCTAATACAAACTATACGTCTGTTTCTCAACCCATCGGAGGTTTGATCTGTCTTCAGTCAGAAACTAAGTTTGCGCTTTGCAATCCGGGTACGAAAAAGTCTCGGGCTTTACCTGATATCCAAGCACATGAAAAAGCTTTTATAACAAGTTTTTTAGGATACGATGAAGCTACGAACGTATTCAAGGTGTTATGTTTGACGATGGTATGGGCCCATGAACCATCAAAACGAGTTTATGAGTATCAAGTCTTGACGGTGGAATCCGGTGTAGAGTCTTGTTCTTGGAGAGGGATCACATGTAAGGAGAAGGATCACACACCAGAAACTCAAGGACTATGTAAAGGAGGGGTTTTGTACTATGGAGCTCGGTCCACTAGTGACCATCGACCTCTGGTAATGAGCTTTAATGTGAGGTCTCAAGAGTTTACCGCCATTGAACTTCCTGATCAACTacatattagttatttttggaattttgtgatttacaaTGGGGATATTGCCTTAGTGAACGAATCTGACTTTGACCCTAGAGTTGTGAATGAACCGAATGGGAATAAAGTTTTTCACATATGGGTTAGGGATGCAACTGCACAAGAATGGCAGAGAACCCGCATCGAGATTCCTCGTTGGGAACAAAATGTTGGACATGTGGACTATGTTTTCAGAGGTACCACTGGAACAAAAGAACTTGTTTTCGCCCAAGACTCTCGCCATTGCGAAGATGATTTCTTTGTGTTGTATTACGATACATTCACAAAAGATCTCAGAAGATTTCAGATTGGAGTGACTGGCCCTAAAATTTCTGTTCGAACCTGCTTGGATCATGTTGATAGCCTTTGGCTTATGTGA
- the SYNC3 gene encoding Class II aminoacyl-tRNA and biotin synthetases superfamily protein (SYNC3; FUNCTIONS IN: in 6 functions; INVOLVED IN: asparaginyl-tRNA aminoacylation, aspartyl-tRNA aminoacylation, translation, tRNA aminoacylation for protein translation; LOCATED IN: cytoplasm; EXPRESSED IN: male gametophyte, pollen tube; EXPRESSED DURING: L mature pollen stage, M germinated pollen stage; CONTAINS InterPro DOMAIN/s: Nucleic acid-binding, OB-fold (InterPro:IPR012340), Nucleic acid binding, OB-fold, tRNA/helicase-type (InterPro:IPR004365), Asparaginyl-tRNA synthetase, class IIb (InterPro:IPR004522), WHEP-TRS (InterPro:IPR000738), Aminoacyl-tRNA synthetase, class II, conserved domain (InterPro:IPR006195), Aspartyl/Asparaginyl-tRNA synthetase, class IIb (InterPro:IPR002312), Aminoacyl-tRNA synthetase, class II (D/K/N) (InterPro:IPR004364), Nucleic acid-binding, OB-fold-like (InterPro:IPR016027), Aminoacyl-tRNA synthetase, class II (D/K/N)-like (InterPro:IPR018150); BEST Arabidopsis thaliana protein match is: Class II aminoacyl-tRNA and biotin synthetases superfamily protein (TAIR:AT5G56680.1); Has 17935 Blast hits to 13295 proteins in 2647 species: Archae - 620; Bacteria - 13541; Metazoa - 618; Fungi - 807; Plants - 214; Viruses - 0; Other Eukaryotes - 2135 (source: NCBI BLink).) yields the protein MGDEIVPPANQLAADNLENDGSTVQKAQFSDRVLIRSILGGGAKLAGQKVRIGGWVKTGRQQGKGTFAFLEVNDGSCPANLQVMVDSSLYDLSRLVATGTCVTVDGVLKIPPEGKGLKQSIELSVETVIAVGTVDPTTYPLPKTKLTPEFLRDVLHLRSRTNLISAVARIRNALAFATHSFFQEHSFLYIHTPIITTSDCEGAGEMFQVTTLINHTERVEQDLIDNPPPTEADVEAARLIVKERGEAVAQLKVAKASKEEITASVAQLSVAKASLAHVEERLRLKPGLPKNDGKIDYSNDFFGRQAFLTVSGQLQVETYACALSSVYTFGPTFRAENSHTSRHLAEFWMVEPEIAFADIHDDMNCAEAYVKYMCKWLMDKCGDDMELMDKNVDEGCTKRLNMVAKASFKRVTYTEAIERLEKAVAQGKVVFDNKVEWGIDLASEHERYLTEVEFDQKPIIVYNYPKGIKAFYMRLNDDEKTVAAMDVLVPKVGELIGGSQREERYDVIKQRIEEMGLPMEPYEWYLDLRRYGTVKHCGFGLGFERMIQFATGIDNIRDVIPFPRYPGKADL from the exons ATGGGTGATGAGATTGTGCCTCCGGCGAATCAGTTAGCCGCCGATAACTTGGAAAACGATGGATCTACGGTGCAGAAAGCGCAATTTTCAGACAGGGTTCTGATTCGATCGATTTTGGGCGGCGGAGCTAAACTCGCCGGTCAAAAGGTTAGAATCGGTGGTTGGGTTAAAACCGGAAGACAGCAAGGGAAAGGGACTTTTGCTTTCCTTGAGGTTAACGATGGGTCTTGTCCAGCGAATCTCCAGGTTATGGTTGATTCATCTCTTTATGATCTCTCTAGGTTGGTTGCGACTGGAACTTGTGTTACTGTTGATGGAGTTTTGAAGATTCCTCCGGAAGGTAAAGGTTTGAAGCAGAGTATTGAGCTTAGCGTTGAGACGGTGATTGCGGTGGGAACTGTTGATCCGACTACGTATCCGCTTCCTAAGACTAAGTTGACTCCTGAGTTTCTCAGAGATGTGCTTCATCTTCGTTCTAGGACTAACTTGATCTCAGCAGTTGCAAGAATCCGTAACGCGCTTGCTTTTGCGACGCATAGTTTTTTTCAAGAACATAGTTTCCTTTACATTCACACTCCTATCATCACAACAAGTGATTGTGAAGGTGCTGGTGAAATGTTCCAAGTGACAACCTTGATCAATCACACTGAGAGGGTTGAGCAGGATCTCATTGATAACCCTCCACCAACTGAGGCTGACGTTGAAGCGGCCAGGCTTATTGTCAAGGAGAGAGGTGAAGCTGTTGCGCAACTTAAAGTTGCCAAGGCGAGCAAGGAAGAGATCACTGCTTCCGTTGCTCAACTAAGTGTAGCAAAGGCGAGTTTAGCTCATGTTGAAGAGAGGTTAAGGCTTAAGCCTGGACTACCTAAGAATGATGGTAAAATTGATTATTCCAATGATTTCTTTGGCCGTCAAGCTTTCTTGACAGTTTCTGGTCAGTTACAAGTGGAGACCTATGCTTGCGCTCTTAGCAGCGTGTATACATTTGGTCCCACTTTTCGGGCAGAGAACTCTCACACTTCAAGGCATTTAGCTGAGTTCTGGATGGTTGAGCCTGAAATTGCTTTTGCAGATATACAT GACGACATGAACTGTGCAGAGGCGTATGTGAAATACATGTGCAAATGGTTGATGGATAAATGTGGCGATGACATGGAACTTATGGATAAGAACGTCGACGAGGGATGCACTAAAAGGCTAAACATGGTTGCCAAAGCCTCGTTTAAGCGTGTAACATACACTGAAGCAATAGAGCGACTTGAGAAAGCTGTAGCTCAAGGAAAGGTTGTTTTTGATAACAAAGTGGAGTGGGGAATCGACTTGGCCTCAGAGCATGAAAG ATACTTGACAGAGGTTGAGTTTGATCAAAAGCCAATAATTGTGTATAACTACCCGAAAGGAATCAAAGCTTTTTACATGAGACTTAACGATGATGAGAAGACAGTTGCTGCCATGGATGTCCTTGTTCCAAag gtTGGAGAACTCATTGGTGGAAGCCAAAGGGAAGAACGATATGATGTTATCAAACAGAG GATCGAGGAGATGGGTCTACCAATGGAGCCATATGAGTGGTACCTAGACTTGCGTCGTTATGGAACAGTGAAGCATTGTGGATTTGGACTTGGCTTCGAACGTATGATTCAGTTCGCTACAGGAATTGATAACATCAGAGATGTTATTCCTTTCCCTCGCTATCCTGGAAAAGCTGATCTCTGA
- a CDS encoding hydroxyproline-rich glycoprotein family protein (hydroxyproline-rich glycoprotein family protein; BEST Arabidopsis thaliana protein match is: hydroxyproline-rich glycoprotein family protein (TAIR:AT1G23050.1); Has 1488 Blast hits to 893 proteins in 162 species: Archae - 2; Bacteria - 187; Metazoa - 240; Fungi - 90; Plants - 878; Viruses - 17; Other Eukaryotes - 74 (source: NCBI BLink).) yields the protein MNKRYGHLISLLFVFSLVMFPFITISQTPCPYPCNPLPIAGTGSTQPAGYYPQPTGYYPPPSSSNVPNYPSPPYYGGNPSGGYNGPPPPDPILPYFPFYYRKPPHQTDQSSSSMKSTVKIVTVANLLAVLMLFSW from the coding sequence ATGAATAAACGTTACGGTCACCTCATAAGTCTATTGTTCGtgttttctcttgttatgTTCCCCTTCATAACAATATCACAGACGCCATGTCCGTACCCTTGTAACCCGTTGCCAATAGCCGGTACTGGCTCCACTCAACCGGCCGGTTATTATCCTCAACCGACCGGTTACTATCCTCCTCCATCGTCGAGTAATGTACCGAATTACCCTTCTCCACCTTATTACGGAGGTAATCCCAGCGGGGGATATAACGGTCCTCCACCGCCGGACCCTATCTTGCCTTATTTCCCGTTCTACTACAGAAAACCTCCTCATCAGACGGATCAGTCATCATCTTCCATGAAATCAACTGTCAAGATCGTAACAGTGGCAAATCTTCTTGCGGTacttatgttattttcttggtAA